In the genome of Candidatus Phytoplasma solani, the window CTACCTTGGACGTGCTCGTTTGGTTAATGCAGACTTTAAAGATTCAACCAACTTTGCGCTGTTCCGTTTTTTTGGACATTTTTTTATTTAAAAATTACTCTTTAAGACTTAAAAATAAGTAGATAATTTCATATCTTTTCAAACAAACAAATTATTAAAATTACAAATAAAAAATGTCTAAACTTTTTTTAAATTTGCTAGTTTCAAAAGATATTTTTTTTAAATATTATATCATTTCACTAACTAGCTAGGGAAAAAAAGTGGAAAATCCCCCTAGAAAATAAAATTAAAATTATTTTTTTACGCAATTATGTTGTTTTTAAAAAAAGGTGCAAAAAGATAACCTTTTTCAAGATTGAATATTTAAATAAAAAATATTATCTAAAATTTAAGAAATATTGAGAGGGAGATAAATAATTTAATTTAGCTAAAAACCATTTAGTATTCCAAAATTTAGGAAATTGATTGATTATTTTTTTAACTTTTTCGGTTGATTTTTGAAATAAAAATGGATTTTGATATTGTAAAATGCTTTTCATTTGGCCGAAAAAATTTTCAATGACTGCGTTGTCCTTTGGATTGGCTTTACGCGACATACTAATTAAAAAACCTTTTTTCGTTAAAGTTTGTTGGATTTTTTGAGATTGATAAACTGTGCCCTGATCAGAGTGAATGATGCATGGATTTTTTAATTTAGGTAATTTTTTAATTGTATTTAAAATTAATTCTTTATTTTGATACTTTGAAGTATGCCAAGAAATAATTTGGTTGTTAAAAGAATCGATAATACAAGAAAAATATAAAAACCCTTGGGAAGTTTTAAAATAAGTGATGTCGGTAAATAGTTTTTGCATGGGATTAGTTGATATAAAGTCTTGATTGATTAGATTGTCTACTACTTTTAATTTAGGTTTTAAATTGTTTTTATAACTATATTTATTTTTTTTAATTCTTAAACGACAACAAATGCCATTTTCTTTCATAATTGAATAAACTTTTTTCTTGGTAATTATTTCATTAAAGGTTTGTTGATATAAATTAGTGATTTTCCGATGGCCGAAAAAATATTGATTATTTAAACATAAAGCATTAATTCTTTTTTGTTGTAAAAGGTTTTTTTCTTCTTTTTCTTTAATTTTATTTTCGACTTTCAACCAATAATAATAAGTACTTCTTTTGATTTTGATAGTTTTTAAAATTGTGGTTAAATTTAAACTATTTTTAAATTTTTTGACTAAATTAAAAACTGTTTTTTTATTAGTTTTTTGGGTTGTTTTCATTAGAGTTTGTAATAATTTATTTTTTTGTTTTAATATTTCTTTTGATTTTATATTTTTCATGATTGAAATATCGTTTTCCTTTTTTTTATATCATATACATAAATTATTATAGCTCTAATAATTGTATTTGTTTTTAAAAAAAAGGGGGGTACGCGCAATTTGGGGGGCTCTTTCTTTTTCGTCTTTTTTCTTTTATTATATATACTTATAAATTTTGTTAGCGCTTCAGCGCGTTTAGGGCTTTTGGTTGGTTTTGGATTTAAAAAATCTCTTTTAATAATTGGAAGGGGAAATGGGGAATTATTTTTATATCGAATAATAATAATGATGGGTAAAGGATATAACGATAATATCAAATATCGAGTATCATTATCATTATCGATATAATATATAAAATATCACCCCCCCTTTAATGTTTGGTTTTGGCAAGGAAATTTAACTATTCAAATGGTAACAAAGTGGTAACTGAGTGGTAACAAAGTGGTAACTGAGTGGTAACAAAGTGGTAACCAAAAGGTAATAAAGTGGTAATAATTATTTATTAATTTTTGTTTCTTTTTTATTTAAATTTGATAAATATCCAGATCTAAGCTTTTTAACACGATAGCCTTGTTTATTTTTGGTAATAAATAATTTTATATATTTTAAATCTTCTAACTGATAATAAATAACATTTAATCCTTTTTTATAGTTTGTGTTGATGGGGTTATTGTATTTATCTAGTTTTTTGGTATCTAATTTATATAATTTTAAAGTGTCTAGTTTGTCTACATTTATTTTGCCTATCAATTCTTTAATGTAGTCTTTTTGTTCGTTAAGATAATTAATTTGGAAGATAGGGAAATGCGTTTTAAGGGTATTATTTTGGCTTTTAAGGGGCGTTGTGGGGTTGGTGAGTGTTATATTATTATTATCGTTTTCAGGAGAACGATTTTTGATTATTTCTATTCTATACTTTTTGATTTCTTCTAAGATTTGAGGGTCTACAAAGAGGGTTTGGTTTTTTGGGCGGTAATTTGCTTGTTGATAGGAATTTTTCTTTTTAGAGTGAGAAACAATCGTAATATTTAATAAATCTTGTTTTAATGTTTGTAAAAAGTTTTTAATTTGAACTAAGTCGTTGGGGAGTGATTTTGTTTCCCAACCTCC includes:
- a CDS encoding IS3 family transposase, which translates into the protein MKNIKSKEILKQKNKLLQTLMKTTQKTNKKTVFNLVKKFKNSLNLTTILKTIKIKRSTYYYWLKVENKIKEKEEKNLLQQKRINALCLNNQYFFGHRKITNLYQQTFNEIITKKKVYSIMKENGICCRLRIKKNKYSYKNNLKPKLKVVDNLINQDFISTNPMQKLFTDITYFKTSQGFLYFSCIIDSFNNQIISWHTSKYQNKELILNTIKKLPKLKNPCIIHSDQGTVYQSQKIQQTLTKKGFLISMSRKANPKDNAVIENFFGQMKSILQYQNPFLFQKSTEKVKKIINQFPKFWNTKWFLAKLNYLSPSQYFLNFR